From Cyanobium sp. ATX 6F1, a single genomic window includes:
- a CDS encoding NAD(P)H-quinone oxidoreductase subunit F: MTVFFTETAWLIPLYPLLAAVASSAWSPGLIWRTGPRPCGYLNLLMVSVAFVHSVLALMGLLSNAAAGPSALYKPLTFGWTWLSTAGLSIGFEGIITEPALIAMTVITGLHVLTQIFAIGYMEMDWGWPRFFGSLSFFEAGLCALVLTDSLFFSYVILELLTLGTYLIVGTWYNQPLVVKGARDAFLTKRIGDLILLAGLIAILPVTGTWNFHGLATWAAGQNPDELPAGVTLILLALIAGPMGKCAQIPLHLWLDEAMESPLPSTVLRNSVVVVGGAWVLLRLQPLIALSPLVQTVLVVVGGTSAVVGALIALAQIDVKRALSFLVTSWMGLLFMAVGLGGIDTADHLLLVYPLPMALMLLSIGTIVITNVTQDLTKLGGLWSRRPLIGLAFLTGAAGLIALPPFGGFAALRELMALTSASDRPILLGSLVLLTNALISAGLIRVFGLIWAGRPSPFTTRSPEALWLMVLPTVVLMGVTLHLPQLLVRNGLYALTPLPGWGPMAWPLLLSTLVGGGLSAVFYLRPHPLAHLPTILGGLQDWLAHDMQTERFYQRTVVGAVVALSRLSAWTDERLVDGFSGATGGAAMEGARRLSFTTSGRTQAYALTLLLGVLLMAAWLLVSQPTVPFLPLR; encoded by the coding sequence ATGACCGTCTTTTTCACTGAGACGGCCTGGCTGATTCCCCTCTACCCGTTGCTGGCCGCCGTGGCCTCTTCGGCCTGGTCGCCCGGCCTGATCTGGCGCACGGGGCCACGCCCCTGCGGCTACCTCAACCTGCTGATGGTGAGCGTGGCCTTCGTCCACAGCGTGCTCGCCCTGATGGGTCTGCTCTCGAATGCGGCAGCGGGGCCGAGCGCCCTCTACAAACCCCTCACCTTCGGCTGGACCTGGCTTTCGACCGCCGGCCTTTCGATCGGGTTCGAGGGCATCATCACTGAGCCCGCCCTGATCGCGATGACGGTGATCACGGGCCTGCACGTGCTCACTCAGATCTTCGCGATCGGCTACATGGAGATGGATTGGGGCTGGCCGCGCTTCTTCGGCAGCCTCAGCTTCTTCGAGGCCGGCCTCTGCGCCCTGGTGCTCACCGATTCCCTGTTCTTCAGCTACGTGATCCTCGAGCTGCTCACGCTGGGCACGTACCTGATCGTGGGCACCTGGTACAACCAGCCCCTGGTGGTGAAAGGAGCCCGCGATGCCTTCCTCACCAAGCGGATCGGCGACCTGATCCTGCTGGCTGGGCTGATCGCCATCCTGCCGGTGACCGGCACCTGGAATTTCCATGGCCTGGCCACCTGGGCCGCGGGGCAGAACCCCGACGAACTTCCTGCCGGCGTCACCCTGATCCTGCTGGCCCTGATCGCCGGGCCGATGGGCAAATGTGCCCAGATCCCCCTGCACCTCTGGCTCGATGAGGCGATGGAGAGCCCCCTGCCCTCCACCGTGCTGCGCAATTCCGTGGTGGTGGTCGGTGGCGCCTGGGTGCTGCTGCGTCTCCAGCCCCTGATCGCCCTGAGCCCCCTCGTGCAGACAGTGCTCGTGGTGGTGGGCGGCACCAGTGCCGTGGTCGGGGCCCTGATCGCCCTGGCCCAGATCGATGTCAAGCGCGCGCTTTCCTTCCTCGTGACCAGCTGGATGGGGCTGCTGTTCATGGCGGTGGGCCTGGGCGGCATCGACACGGCCGATCACCTTTTGTTGGTGTATCCCCTGCCGATGGCCCTGATGCTGCTCTCGATCGGCACGATCGTGATCACCAACGTGACCCAGGACCTCACCAAGCTCGGTGGCCTCTGGAGCCGCCGGCCCCTGATCGGCCTCGCCTTCCTCACCGGTGCCGCCGGCCTGATCGCCCTGCCTCCCTTCGGAGGCTTCGCCGCCCTGCGCGAGCTGATGGCCCTGACCAGCGCCAGCGACCGCCCGATCCTCCTGGGCAGCCTGGTGTTGCTCACCAATGCCCTGATCAGTGCTGGCCTGATCAGGGTGTTCGGGTTGATCTGGGCCGGCCGCCCATCGCCGTTCACCACCCGCTCACCCGAGGCCCTCTGGCTGATGGTGCTGCCCACCGTCGTGCTGATGGGGGTGACCCTGCACCTGCCCCAGCTGCTGGTGCGCAACGGCCTCTATGCCCTCACGCCCCTGCCTGGCTGGGGTCCGATGGCCTGGCCCCTGCTGCTCTCCACCCTGGTAGGTGGCGGACTGTCAGCGGTCTTCTATCTACGTCCCCATCCCCTGGCCCACCTTCCGACCATCCTCGGCGGACTGCAGGACTGGCTGGCCCATGACATGCAGACCGAGCGCTTCTACCAACGCACCGTGGTGGGCGCCGTGGTGGCCCTTTCCCGCCTCAGCGCCTGGACCGACGAGCGGCTGGTGGACGGATTCAGCGGCGCCACCGGTGGCGCCGCCATGGAGGGGGCCCGCCGACTCAGTTTCACCACATCCGGCCGCACCCAGGCCTATGCCCTCACCCTGCTGCTGGGCGTGCTGCTGATGGCCGCCTGGCTGCTGGTCTCCCAGCCCACCGTGCCCTTCCTTCCACTCCGCTGA
- a CDS encoding cation:proton antiporter: MASPTVLISLLALLLAVVVARRLQGLLGSAALPAILLELTVGFLLGNTVLSYERLNGVSGIAELGVISLFFLVGLETRGDLLADHRTDILRTVLISSLAPLLFFVPVRALTGASTAQVLLFLAVVAATGTGVTLRTLRSLGAMATPSARLLVGVSVLDDLPAVGLLALATFVAGRSGEGTSGAGALAASGPFASGGLGWIALGLALAGLCYGLVKVFVQRCGPRRLGPFALVLLMIASAAAGETFGLTGLLGALFGGMLLARLSPPDAAVEDNLVVFSDVFVPLYFVTVGMRVKLESLLSPAAWQLAGLLIAMALISKLLCWYGIGKAARSQGVDPWTVVFGLIPRGLPGLVFAGAALKAGLIDDNAFSALVIMVTSTTVLGLLLLNRRVQSLRRKASP, from the coding sequence ATGGCCTCCCCCACGGTGCTGATCAGCCTTCTCGCCCTGCTGCTTGCGGTCGTGGTGGCCAGGCGTCTGCAGGGCCTGCTGGGCAGCGCCGCCCTGCCGGCGATCCTGCTGGAACTCACGGTCGGCTTCCTGCTGGGCAACACCGTGCTCTCCTACGAGCGCCTCAACGGGGTGTCGGGCATCGCGGAGCTGGGGGTGATCAGCCTGTTCTTTCTGGTCGGCCTGGAAACCAGAGGCGATCTGCTGGCCGATCACCGCACTGACATCCTGCGCACGGTGCTGATCAGCAGCCTGGCGCCGCTGCTGTTCTTCGTGCCGGTGAGGGCCCTCACCGGCGCCAGCACCGCCCAGGTGCTGCTGTTCCTGGCGGTGGTGGCCGCCACCGGCACTGGCGTGACCCTGCGCACCCTTCGCAGCCTGGGGGCGATGGCCACTCCCTCGGCGCGGCTGCTGGTGGGTGTTTCGGTGCTGGATGATCTTCCGGCGGTGGGCCTCCTGGCCCTGGCCACCTTCGTGGCGGGGCGATCCGGAGAAGGCACCAGCGGAGCAGGCGCGCTGGCCGCGAGCGGCCCCTTCGCCAGCGGCGGACTGGGCTGGATCGCCCTGGGCCTGGCGCTGGCCGGCCTCTGCTACGGGCTGGTGAAGGTCTTCGTGCAGCGCTGCGGCCCCAGGAGGCTGGGCCCGTTTGCCCTGGTGTTGCTGATGATCGCCAGCGCCGCAGCGGGGGAGACGTTCGGACTCACCGGCCTCCTTGGGGCCCTGTTCGGAGGGATGCTGCTGGCTCGGCTCAGCCCGCCCGATGCCGCCGTGGAGGACAACCTGGTGGTGTTCTCCGATGTGTTCGTGCCGCTCTACTTCGTGACCGTGGGCATGCGGGTGAAGCTGGAATCACTGCTGAGCCCGGCGGCCTGGCAACTGGCGGGCCTGCTGATCGCCATGGCCCTGATTAGCAAGCTTCTCTGTTGGTATGGGATCGGAAAAGCGGCCCGCTCCCAGGGCGTTGACCCCTGGACGGTGGTGTTCGGCCTGATCCCCCGCGGTCTGCCCGGCCTGGTGTTCGCCGGCGCTGCTCTCAAGGCCGGCTTGATCGATGACAACGCCTTTTCGGCGCTGGTGATCATGGTGACCAGCACCACCGTGCTGGGGCTGTTGCTTTTGAATCGCCGCGTTCAGAGTCTGCGGCGGAAGGCGTCGCCGTAG
- a CDS encoding BMC domain-containing protein: MDRLSSLDDPLRRRRPGSLSGGTPITGTQIDIESSGPSCVTITTDSEGHRLANSSGAVQSIQLRTYVFIDSLQPQLAAYMGTVSQGFLPIPGDACLWLEVSPGMAVHRVTDIALKASTVRLGQMVVERAFGSLALYHRDQSNVRHSGQVVLEAIGSSIDRRNNCHVSWTEIIRAITPDHAVLINRQNRRGSMIQAGMSMFILETEPAGYVLIAANDAEKAANITVVDVKAVGAFGRLILAGREGDVEEAAAAAMRAVAQINA, translated from the coding sequence ATGGATCGTCTCTCCAGCCTCGACGACCCCCTACGGAGGCGACGACCCGGTTCACTCAGCGGCGGCACGCCGATCACCGGCACCCAGATCGACATCGAGTCCAGCGGTCCGAGCTGCGTCACCATCACCACCGACAGCGAAGGCCACCGCCTCGCCAACAGCAGCGGTGCGGTGCAGTCGATCCAGCTGCGCACCTACGTCTTCATCGACTCCCTGCAGCCCCAACTGGCCGCCTACATGGGCACGGTGTCCCAAGGGTTCCTGCCGATCCCCGGTGACGCCTGCCTCTGGTTGGAGGTGTCCCCCGGCATGGCCGTGCACCGTGTCACCGACATCGCCCTCAAGGCCAGCACCGTGCGCCTGGGACAGATGGTGGTGGAGCGCGCCTTTGGCTCCCTGGCGCTTTACCACCGCGACCAGAGCAACGTCCGCCACTCCGGCCAGGTGGTGCTGGAGGCGATCGGCAGCAGCATCGATCGCCGCAACAACTGCCACGTCAGCTGGACGGAGATCATCCGGGCGATCACCCCCGACCATGCGGTGCTGATCAACCGTCAGAACCGCCGCGGTTCGATGATCCAGGCCGGGATGAGCATGTTCATCCTTGAGACCGAACCCGCCGGCTACGTGCTGATCGCCGCCAATGACGCCGAGAAGGCGGCCAACATCACCGTCGTCGACGTCAAGGCCGTCGGAGCCTTCGGCCGACTCATCCTCGCCGGCCGTGAAGGAGATGTGGAGGAGGCGGCAGCGGCGGCCATGCGCGCCGTGGCCCAGATCAACGCCTGA
- the rdgB gene encoding RdgB/HAM1 family non-canonical purine NTP pyrophosphatase: MIRLSLGVFADRSAPRPVLVIASGNPHKVAEIGAMLEGLQLDVRPQPEGLEIEETGASYGENARLKAETVARLTGQWALADDSGLEVDALGGAPGLYSARYASSDAERLARLLRDLGDTPYRSASFNSAMALADPSGTTVLEAQGVCRGEILTAPRGEGGGYDPLFRVREAGLTYAQMSSYQKDRLGSRGKAARALAPALLELLDVPLRR, from the coding sequence ATGATTCGGTTGTCCTTGGGTGTGTTCGCTGATCGCTCGGCCCCCCGGCCGGTGCTGGTGATCGCCAGCGGCAACCCCCACAAGGTGGCGGAGATCGGCGCCATGCTTGAAGGCCTCCAGCTCGATGTGCGCCCCCAGCCCGAGGGCCTGGAGATCGAGGAAACCGGTGCCAGCTACGGGGAGAACGCCCGGCTGAAGGCCGAAACCGTGGCCCGGCTCACGGGCCAGTGGGCCCTGGCGGACGACTCAGGCCTGGAGGTGGATGCACTGGGCGGTGCCCCGGGGCTCTATTCCGCCCGCTACGCCTCCAGCGATGCCGAACGCCTGGCGCGGTTGCTGCGGGACCTGGGCGATACCCCCTACCGCAGCGCCAGCTTCAACAGCGCCATGGCCCTGGCCGATCCCTCCGGCACCACGGTGCTCGAGGCCCAGGGGGTCTGTCGTGGCGAGATCCTCACGGCGCCCCGGGGTGAGGGCGGTGGCTACGACCCGCTGTTCCGGGTGCGCGAGGCGGGGCTGACCTATGCCCAGATGTCCAGCTACCAGAAGGACCGGCTCGGCAGCCGTGGCAAGGCTGCCCGGGCCCTGGCCCCAGCGCTCCTGGAGTTATTGGACGTTCCGCTCAGGCGTTGA
- a CDS encoding sodium-dependent bicarbonate transport family permease, translated as MDTSLVLQNLLSPPVLFFFLGVLAVLLGSDLDIPSPLPKLFSLYLLLAIGFKGGLELQHSGLAGQVLPTISAAVLMSLAVPLLTFLVLRTRLDTFNAAAIAATYGSISAVTFITAQSFLGVLGVGFDGFMVAALALMESPAIIIGLLLVKLAGPQQRPGGGEMPWSSVLREAFLNSSVFLLVGSLVIGFLVAQYSPSGVAKMEPFTDKLFYGALSFFLLDMGIVAAQRLAELRKAGAFLIGFALLCPPVNALVGLGIALLLGLSQGNALLFMVLCASASYIAVPAAMRMTVPEANPSLYISTSLGLTFPFNIVVGIPAYMAIVQRLIPAT; from the coding sequence ATGGACACCAGCCTGGTTCTGCAGAATCTGCTCTCGCCGCCGGTTCTGTTCTTCTTTCTCGGTGTGCTGGCGGTGCTCCTGGGCTCAGACCTGGACATCCCCTCGCCGCTGCCCAAGCTCTTCTCTCTTTACCTGTTGCTGGCGATCGGCTTCAAGGGAGGCCTGGAACTTCAGCACAGTGGCCTGGCCGGCCAGGTGCTGCCCACGATCAGCGCGGCCGTGCTGATGTCGCTGGCGGTGCCGCTGCTGACCTTCCTGGTGCTGCGCACACGCCTGGACACCTTCAACGCCGCCGCGATTGCCGCCACCTACGGCTCGATCAGCGCCGTGACCTTCATCACCGCCCAGAGCTTCCTCGGGGTGCTGGGGGTGGGCTTCGACGGTTTCATGGTTGCCGCCCTGGCCCTGATGGAATCGCCGGCGATCATCATCGGCCTGCTGCTGGTGAAGCTGGCCGGGCCCCAGCAACGGCCTGGGGGCGGAGAGATGCCCTGGAGCTCCGTGCTCCGTGAGGCGTTCCTGAACAGCTCGGTCTTCCTGCTGGTGGGCAGCCTGGTGATCGGATTTTTGGTGGCTCAGTACAGCCCCAGCGGTGTGGCCAAGATGGAGCCCTTCACCGACAAGCTCTTCTACGGCGCCCTGAGCTTCTTTCTGCTCGACATGGGCATCGTTGCCGCCCAACGGCTGGCGGAGCTGCGCAAGGCGGGCGCCTTCCTGATCGGCTTCGCCCTGCTCTGCCCACCGGTCAATGCCCTGGTCGGGCTCGGCATCGCCCTGCTGCTGGGGCTGTCCCAGGGCAACGCCCTGCTCTTCATGGTCCTCTGTGCCAGCGCCTCCTACATCGCCGTGCCGGCGGCCATGCGCATGACGGTGCCGGAGGCCAACCCAAGCCTCTATATCTCCACCTCATTGGGGCTGACCTTCCCCTTCAACATCGTGGTAGGCATTCCTGCCTACATGGCGATCGTCCAACGCCTGATCCCCGCCACCTGA
- a CDS encoding P-II family nitrogen regulator, with translation MKRIDLIFSERELDKICSAIDRAGAPGYSVMRHVTGRGPNGEVSEGMDFSSLGANAHVIVFCEHDVLDKLRTSVRPILNYYGGVAFVGDAESF, from the coding sequence ATGAAACGCATCGACCTGATCTTCAGCGAACGGGAACTCGACAAGATCTGCAGCGCCATCGACCGGGCCGGTGCCCCGGGCTACTCGGTGATGCGTCACGTCACCGGCCGTGGCCCCAATGGAGAGGTGTCGGAGGGCATGGACTTCAGCAGCCTCGGAGCCAACGCCCACGTGATCGTCTTCTGTGAGCACGACGTGCTCGACAAATTGCGCACCAGCGTGAGGCCGATCCTCAACTACTACGGCGGCGTGGCTTTCGTGGGCGACGCAGAAAGCTTCTGA
- a CDS encoding BMC domain-containing protein yields the protein MANEIMGIALGMIETRGLVPAIEAADAMTKAAEVRLIGREFVGGGYVTVLVRGETGAVNAAVRAGADACERVGDGLVAAHIIARPHREVEPALGSSSNFLGQKD from the coding sequence ATGGCTAACGAAATCATGGGCATCGCCCTCGGCATGATCGAAACCCGGGGGCTCGTCCCGGCCATCGAGGCGGCTGACGCCATGACCAAGGCTGCAGAAGTGCGCCTGATCGGCCGCGAATTCGTTGGCGGCGGCTACGTCACCGTGCTGGTGCGCGGTGAAACCGGCGCCGTCAACGCCGCCGTCCGCGCCGGCGCTGACGCTTGTGAGCGCGTTGGTGACGGCCTGGTGGCCGCCCACATCATCGCCCGCCCCCATCGCGAGGTGGAACCGGCTCTGGGGAGCAGCAGCAACTTTCTCGGTCAGAAGGACTGA
- a CDS encoding form I ribulose bisphosphate carboxylase large subunit, protein MSKKYDAGVKEYRDTYWTPDYIPLDTDLLACFKVTGQEGVPREEVAAAVAAESSTGTWSTVWSELLTDLDFYKGRCYRIEEVPGDKESFYAFIAYPLDLFEEGSITNVLTSLVGNVFGFKALRHLRLEDIRFPMAFIKTCPGPPNGICVERDRMNKYGRPLLGCTIKPKLGLSGKNYGRVVYECLRGGLDFTKDDENINSQPFQRWQNRFEFVAEAVQLAQEETGEKKGHYLNCTAATPEEMYERAEFAKELNQPIIMHDYITGGFTANTGLSKWCRKNGMLLHIHRAMHAVIDRHPKHGIHFRVLAKCLRLSGGDQLHTGTVVGKLEGDRQTTLGFIDQLRESFVPEDRSRGNFFDQDWGSMPGVFAVASGGIHVWHMPALVAIFGDDSVLQFGGGTHGHPWGSAAGAAANRVALEACVKARNAGREIEKESRDILMEAAKHSPELAIALETWKEIKFEFDTVDKLDVTA, encoded by the coding sequence ATGAGCAAGAAGTACGACGCAGGAGTCAAGGAGTACCGCGACACCTACTGGACTCCTGATTACATCCCCCTCGACACCGACCTGCTGGCCTGCTTCAAGGTCACCGGCCAGGAAGGTGTACCCAGGGAAGAAGTGGCCGCCGCCGTGGCCGCTGAATCTTCCACGGGCACTTGGTCCACCGTGTGGTCCGAGCTGCTCACCGACCTCGACTTCTACAAAGGTCGTTGCTACCGGATCGAAGAAGTCCCTGGCGACAAGGAGTCGTTCTACGCCTTCATCGCCTACCCGCTCGATCTGTTCGAGGAAGGCTCGATCACCAACGTGCTGACCTCCCTGGTCGGCAACGTGTTCGGCTTCAAGGCCCTGCGCCACCTGCGCCTGGAGGACATCCGCTTCCCGATGGCCTTCATCAAGACCTGCCCGGGTCCCCCGAACGGCATCTGCGTCGAACGTGACCGGATGAACAAGTATGGCCGTCCCCTGCTGGGCTGCACCATCAAGCCCAAGCTGGGCTTGTCGGGCAAGAACTACGGGCGGGTGGTCTACGAATGCCTCCGCGGTGGTCTCGACTTCACCAAGGACGACGAGAACATCAACTCCCAGCCGTTCCAGCGCTGGCAGAACCGCTTCGAGTTCGTGGCCGAAGCCGTGCAGCTCGCCCAGGAGGAAACCGGCGAGAAGAAGGGGCACTACCTCAACTGCACCGCCGCCACTCCCGAGGAGATGTATGAGCGGGCCGAGTTCGCCAAGGAACTCAATCAGCCGATCATCATGCACGACTACATCACTGGTGGCTTCACGGCCAACACCGGTCTGTCGAAGTGGTGCCGGAAGAACGGCATGCTGCTCCACATTCACCGTGCCATGCACGCGGTGATCGACCGTCACCCCAAGCACGGCATCCACTTCCGTGTGCTGGCCAAGTGTCTGCGCCTCTCCGGTGGTGACCAGCTCCACACCGGCACCGTGGTGGGCAAGCTCGAAGGTGACCGTCAGACCACGCTCGGCTTCATCGACCAGCTGCGTGAATCCTTCGTTCCCGAAGACCGCAGCCGCGGCAACTTCTTCGACCAGGACTGGGGTTCGATGCCCGGCGTCTTCGCCGTGGCTTCCGGTGGCATCCACGTGTGGCACATGCCCGCACTGGTGGCGATCTTCGGCGACGATTCCGTGCTGCAGTTCGGTGGTGGCACCCACGGCCACCCCTGGGGCTCCGCGGCTGGAGCTGCCGCCAACCGCGTGGCCCTCGAAGCCTGCGTCAAGGCCCGCAATGCCGGCCGTGAGATCGAGAAGGAAAGCCGCGACATCCTCATGGAAGCTGCGAAGCACAGCCCCGAACTGGCGATCGCCCTTGAAACCTGGAAGGAGATCAAGTTCGAGTTCGACACCGTCGACAAACTCGACGTCACCGCCTGA
- a CDS encoding ribulose bisphosphate carboxylase small subunit, with protein MPFKSTVGDYQTVATLETFGFLPPMSQDEIYDQIAYIIAQGWSPLVEHVHPSRSMATYWSYWKLPFFGEKDLGVIVNELESCHRAYPDHHVRLVGYDAYTQSQGSCFVVFEAR; from the coding sequence ATGCCCTTCAAGAGCACCGTGGGTGACTACCAAACAGTCGCCACCCTGGAGACCTTCGGCTTCCTCCCGCCGATGTCCCAGGACGAGATCTACGACCAGATCGCCTACATCATTGCCCAGGGTTGGAGTCCCCTGGTCGAGCACGTTCACCCCAGCCGTTCGATGGCGACCTACTGGTCGTACTGGAAGCTCCCCTTCTTCGGTGAGAAAGATCTCGGTGTGATCGTCAACGAGCTCGAGTCCTGCCATCGGGCCTACCCCGACCACCACGTGCGTCTTGTGGGCTATGACGCCTACACCCAGAGTCAGGGTTCCTGCTTCGTGGTTTTCGAAGCACGCTGA
- a CDS encoding CsoS2 family carboxysome shell protein yields MATQSSREAALARRLALSNSGKSAEKRFSSSPDRVRSGSETRASRTQAAAAVAPQPAAQASPPPNAAPRARAWSDAPRTIKRSPLSNPSRDLALARREALSKKGKRADRSLDRTRSEQARAAKPPAAAPVQQKASAPQDSLFQDRSATVPSRTTSPSRSSGKRALSQHNPSRALVLARRDALSKHGKSANTGTVSGGAAMRQANPEMNSRELSHRIRDLRSKTGASAIARNTGGSCRPCGPRRGKNPEATAAPAQDAPWKVGASETGRGQVVTGTQANRSEKTTGNEASTCRTITGTEYLGAEIFRSFCQSDPAPNQPAKVRISATSHGNRVTGNEVGRSEKVTGDEPGTCKTVTGTEYLSPNQAATWCGSKTASNPSPRKVGVAQTVGGRKVSGVLVGRSERVTGDEHGAGIQPTGTQYVSNDSLATPGQAPAKVGEALTLRGTGVTGTLVGRSDKVTGNEPGTCKLVTGDEYIGSQQYDHYCGSQPAPEAAKVGFSITNKAQVVSGTRTGRSASVTGDEAGTCKSVTGTPYAGLDQAGDWCSSDDLRAIRQRTPARAGTPGARMSGIQPGIGGVMTGAAKGACESITGTPYIGGDQFASACGTAAAALAAQEPDFPQPLDTPAAWQRFSVQSPAQAAHHNQQRSSSVTGTRYETSAKITGPFDLAGDTVTGTEQFRFDRRPSTIEASPSHAPVSVDEDVRPVSRVTGEGISAGLKITGDDWDRGERVTGTEGVSARRRNPTRIGSMAAMAPHQRKRNEDLPRPTSPVTGSSGNYDQGSLITVSGGARG; encoded by the coding sequence ATGGCAACTCAATCCAGTCGCGAAGCGGCCCTTGCTCGCCGGTTGGCGCTCTCCAACTCCGGCAAGAGCGCCGAAAAGCGTTTCTCCAGCAGCCCCGACCGGGTACGCAGTGGCTCGGAAACCCGGGCGAGCCGGACCCAGGCGGCCGCCGCGGTCGCTCCCCAACCCGCTGCCCAGGCCAGCCCTCCGCCCAACGCCGCTCCCCGGGCAAGGGCCTGGAGCGATGCCCCGAGAACCATCAAGCGCAGCCCGCTCTCCAACCCCAGCCGTGACCTGGCCCTGGCACGCCGAGAGGCCCTGAGCAAGAAAGGAAAACGCGCCGACAGGAGCCTTGATCGCACCCGCAGCGAGCAGGCCAGGGCCGCCAAGCCCCCTGCGGCTGCCCCTGTCCAGCAGAAGGCCAGCGCGCCCCAGGACAGCCTCTTCCAAGATCGCTCCGCGACGGTTCCAAGCCGCACCACCAGCCCCAGCCGTTCCTCGGGCAAGCGGGCCCTGTCCCAGCACAACCCCAGCCGAGCCCTTGTGCTGGCACGACGGGACGCTCTCTCGAAACATGGCAAGTCAGCCAACACCGGCACGGTGAGCGGCGGGGCCGCCATGCGTCAGGCCAATCCCGAGATGAACAGCCGGGAACTGTCCCACCGCATCCGCGACCTCAGGAGCAAGACCGGCGCCTCGGCGATCGCCCGCAACACCGGTGGCAGTTGCCGTCCCTGCGGCCCTCGCCGCGGCAAGAACCCCGAGGCAACGGCCGCCCCCGCCCAGGACGCCCCCTGGAAGGTGGGCGCGAGCGAAACCGGTCGCGGTCAGGTGGTGACCGGCACCCAGGCCAACCGCTCCGAGAAGACCACCGGCAACGAAGCCAGCACCTGCCGCACGATCACCGGTACCGAATACCTCGGCGCCGAAATCTTCCGCAGCTTCTGCCAGAGCGATCCAGCCCCCAACCAGCCCGCCAAGGTGCGCATCAGCGCCACCAGCCACGGCAACCGGGTCACCGGCAATGAGGTGGGGCGCTCGGAAAAGGTCACCGGCGATGAGCCCGGCACCTGCAAGACCGTCACCGGCACCGAATACCTCTCCCCCAACCAGGCCGCCACCTGGTGCGGCAGCAAGACCGCGAGCAACCCCTCCCCCCGGAAGGTGGGAGTGGCCCAGACCGTGGGAGGGCGCAAGGTCTCCGGCGTACTCGTCGGCCGATCCGAGCGGGTCACCGGTGATGAGCACGGAGCCGGGATTCAACCCACAGGCACCCAGTACGTCAGCAACGACTCGCTCGCCACGCCGGGCCAGGCCCCTGCCAAGGTTGGCGAGGCCCTGACCCTGAGAGGTACGGGTGTCACCGGCACCCTGGTCGGTCGCTCCGACAAGGTCACGGGGAATGAGCCCGGCACCTGCAAGCTCGTGACCGGCGACGAGTACATCGGCAGCCAGCAGTACGACCACTACTGCGGCAGCCAGCCCGCACCGGAAGCCGCCAAGGTGGGCTTCAGCATCACCAACAAGGCCCAGGTGGTCTCGGGTACCCGCACCGGACGTTCCGCCAGCGTCACCGGCGATGAAGCCGGCACCTGCAAGTCGGTCACCGGCACCCCCTACGCCGGCCTGGATCAGGCGGGCGACTGGTGCAGCAGTGACGATCTGCGCGCCATCCGCCAACGCACCCCGGCCCGTGCCGGCACCCCCGGGGCCCGCATGAGCGGCATCCAGCCGGGGATCGGTGGGGTCATGACCGGCGCAGCCAAGGGAGCCTGTGAAAGCATCACCGGCACCCCCTACATCGGTGGCGACCAGTTCGCCTCAGCCTGCGGCACAGCTGCGGCCGCCCTGGCCGCCCAGGAACCGGATTTCCCCCAACCACTGGACACCCCGGCCGCCTGGCAGCGATTCAGCGTGCAGTCCCCCGCCCAGGCGGCCCATCACAACCAGCAACGGAGCAGCTCCGTCACCGGCACCCGCTACGAAACCAGCGCGAAGATCACCGGCCCTTTTGATCTGGCCGGTGACACTGTCACCGGCACCGAACAGTTCCGCTTTGATCGTCGCCCCAGCACCATCGAGGCCAGCCCAAGCCACGCCCCGGTGAGCGTCGATGAGGATGTGCGCCCTGTGTCGCGCGTCACCGGTGAAGGCATCTCGGCCGGCTTGAAGATCACCGGCGACGACTGGGATCGCGGTGAACGGGTCACGGGTACCGAAGGGGTCTCCGCACGCCGTCGCAACCCCACCCGCATCGGTTCGATGGCGGCGATGGCGCCCCATCAGCGCAAGCGCAACGAGGATCTGCCCCGCCCCACCAGCCCGGTCACCGGATCCAGCGGCAACTACGACCAGGGTTCGTTGATCACCGTCTCCGGAGGCGCCCGAGGTTGA